In Oceaniferula marina, the following proteins share a genomic window:
- a CDS encoding discoidin domain-containing protein produces MKSLLISCLAVASLTPAYAANLALGGTYSYTTSPMPVFSGGTHYRDDDATAGEHDGYTTPGAYDNGDLNDGEIFTTGNPVFVGSPIVAWDPVNVTPIPVTIIFDLGSLADISSVKINSYVRTDFALGAPDDYDLSFSTDNITFTTPTPVITGFAFTTGDVNHTEVVNQQARYVKFDFDGDSNGGDKFGLTEISIEGTAVPEPSSLSLLGLTSLILLKRRR; encoded by the coding sequence ATGAAATCATTGCTTATTTCCTGCTTAGCCGTCGCCTCCCTCACTCCGGCCTACGCCGCCAACCTGGCTCTGGGGGGAACCTACAGCTACACCACTTCTCCCATGCCCGTATTCAGCGGGGGAACGCATTATCGAGACGATGATGCCACTGCTGGGGAACATGACGGATACACCACTCCTGGGGCCTATGACAATGGCGACCTCAACGACGGCGAAATTTTTACAACTGGCAACCCCGTATTTGTAGGATCTCCCATTGTCGCTTGGGATCCGGTAAACGTCACGCCCATCCCTGTGACCATTATCTTTGACCTCGGATCTCTGGCTGATATCTCGAGCGTCAAAATCAACAGCTATGTCCGCACCGACTTCGCTTTGGGAGCGCCGGACGATTACGATCTTTCATTCAGTACGGACAACATCACCTTCACGACACCTACTCCCGTGATCACTGGGTTTGCTTTCACCACCGGAGATGTCAATCACACTGAAGTCGTCAACCAACAAGCCCGATACGTCAAATTTGATTTCGATGGCGACTCCAATGGAGGTGATAAATTCGGCCTAACGGAAATCAGCATCGAAGGCACCGCCGTCCCCGAACCCAGTTCGTTAAGCCTATTGGGACTTACCAGCCTGATCCTGCTAAAACGTCGCAGATAG
- a CDS encoding zinc ribbon domain-containing protein YjdM encodes MSEISCPICTVDDVLEHPDKYECMTCGHEWERVVEEPVEEERVVKDAYGNVLQSGDIVQMIKDKKLKGTSKVLKSGMKSKPIRIVDGDHEIDCKMDGMSIALKAEFVKKVQP; translated from the coding sequence ATGTCTGAGATTTCCTGTCCAATCTGCACGGTGGATGACGTGCTGGAGCACCCCGATAAGTATGAGTGCATGACCTGTGGCCATGAGTGGGAGCGCGTTGTTGAGGAACCGGTTGAAGAAGAGCGTGTGGTTAAAGACGCCTACGGAAATGTTCTGCAAAGCGGAGACATCGTACAGATGATTAAGGATAAGAAGCTGAAAGGTACATCCAAAGTCCTGAAAAGCGGGATGAAATCCAAGCCCATCCGCATTGTCGACGGCGATCATGAAATCGACTGCAAAATGGACGGCATGTCGATTGCTCTCAAAGCCGAGTTTGTCAAAAAGGTGCAGCCCTAG